The Argonema galeatum A003/A1 DNA segment CAGAGAAGCATAAATTGTGAATTTGTTTAAAGAAGAACTCGTATAGTCTGATTCTATTGCTAAATCTGGTAGTGGATCGGTTTGCAAGTCAATTATTTTACTTCTGACAAGGGATTCATTCTGAATGTAAAAACAAGTATCTGGTTCGATCGCACGGCGTAAGTCCTCCCGTTCCAGGAGTAATGCACCTAATTCCATCGTTTCTATTTCTAGCTCATCTGCTATAGCTGTAACAAAGTAAGCTAGCACTATCTTTGGTTGTTCGTGTTCTTGTAGTGGCATTCTGATTTCTAATACTCCTTCATCATAAGCAATTCTCCAAGCTCTGCCATCTCCGGCATCTGCCATCAACGCTTTATAAGTTTCCCATTTAATGCCATTCAAAACAATACTGTTTGGATGGGAAACTTTTTCTTTTGCAATTGTCGGTGTATTTACTGTCTGGACGTTCATTTTCTATTCCTCTTGTTGGGAAACCTAGAAACCCGGTTTCTTAGAGAAACCGGGTTTCTCAAACCTCTCTAAGAAACCGGGTTTCTATTTCTCGATCATATCTCATTCTTAGCGGCAGCAACCAGGTATTCTGGAACCCAAAATTTCTCGATCGACATCAAAATTGCCACAAGCATAAAGATATCAACTTATTGTCCGCCTAAATTAGGAGTTGGGAGGAAACCAAAAAATTGGTCATACTCTACAACATCCGCAATTATGTCATCGAAATTAGCTTCAAATTCATCAATATTTAGGCAGTGAATTGCTCCTTCATTTTCGTAATATTCCTCCTCGCAAGGAGTGAATTGTGAAGGTTTAATTTGCGCCAACAGATACTCCAGTCGCTCGAATTCCTCAATAGGAACGATCGCTG contains these protein-coding regions:
- a CDS encoding type II toxin-antitoxin system Phd/YefM family antitoxin, yielding MKSATVGEDEGFIRLTTEEVKDNLVDAIAQVMLERKPFVLLQAGSEVAAIVPIEEFERLEYLLAQIKPSQFTPCEEEYYENEGAIHCLNIDEFEANFDDIIADVVEYDQFFGFLPTPNLGGQ
- a CDS encoding Uma2 family endonuclease, whose amino-acid sequence is MNVQTVNTPTIAKEKVSHPNSIVLNGIKWETYKALMADAGDGRAWRIAYDEGVLEIRMPLQEHEQPKIVLAYFVTAIADELEIETMELGALLLEREDLRRAIEPDTCFYIQNESLVRSKIIDLQTDPLPDLAIESDYTSSSLNKFTIYASLGVPELWRYRNQSLQVYQLVEGRYEQTDTSLAFPFLPIAEVPGFIEQSISIGQRSAVRLFRERIRKILQNSEG